AAGTGCTACAAGATCTCGTACATTGGAACCCATGGTTATGGACCCGAATCCATTAGTATGGAACATTTTATTTTCCAAGTGAAATCCCCTAGTATATGAAAGAGTAAAAAAGTGCTTTCGTTGTTGTGGAATAAGAAGCCTTCGTATCTTAATGCATGTATTTAATTTATTCGGAGCTATTAGAGCGGGATCCACTTTTTGGGGAATATGAGTCGAAGCAATAACAAGAATATTTCTAGTGGAACATCTTTCACAATCCCTGGAGAGATAGTTCACTAATAGACCGAGGGATAAGTAATTCGACTCATTCACATCCAGATCATGAATGTTTGGAATCCATATTATGCAAGGAGACATTGCTTTTGCTAATTCGAATTGAAGGGTGATATAAAATCGGTCTATTTCCGGCATCATATCCATAGTTAGCACATTCATCCTAGTTAGAAACTCCAGCTCCGTATCAAAGTCACGGTCAATATCGTCACTCACATCAATATCGTCACTCACATCAATATCGTCACTATCATCAATATCGTCACTATCATCAATATCGTCACTATCATCAATATCGTCACTATCATCAATAAGAAAACCCTTAGGCTTGTTATCCAGGAACTTGTTCAGAAATACTGTAATGAAAGGAAGATAGGAGTTTGTCGCTAGGTATTTGACCAAATAGGATCGTCCAGTTCCTATAGAACCTATCACTAAAATACCCCTAGAGGGGGATAGGGCTAAGCGGAGCGAAAAGGGTTTTCCATGAGATGGGAAATGAAAACTATTCACCCCACACGAGGTTTGTGAATAAGTGGTTGTCTGATAATAAGCAAGGAATATCCGTCTTTCTACTAAACAGGGTGTGTTGAACTCATAATTCATTAGATACTTTTTATGAATGTCAACTAAGTATCGTAAATAAATTGCTCCCGGCTCTTCAATCATTTGATAACCAGAGTCATTCTTTGATAAATGATCACTATGAGTCAGACTCAATAGAATTTGATCAATCCTTTTTTCTGTCGTTAAGGTGGAGAACTGAACCAAGAATTCTCTTTCTTTATCATCAATCGAATCACTGTTCGCGACCAAGGATTCTATTTTATCATCAATCCAATCACCGTTCACGTTTTTTCTTTTTCTTATCAATGAATAAATCTCTTTACTTGTATGACTTAGATGTCTCGTATTTCTCGAAAAAGTGATTCGATTGATGGGATTTGGTATGATACTTATGAGATCGATGAGATTGATATTAAAAAATTTCTTCTTAGAACGTATTGATTTAACCCCATAAGCGGGACCACCACCCCATAGCATGTTGCCGCCAGAAGCAGAACCCCGCATTTCTTCTAGAAAATCTCCTAATTGTTCCAGAGCAACTAGAAAGAGATTCTTTAACCAGAAAGAATTCAGTTCAGATGTAGGATACCTATCCAGAAGTTTTCGCAACTCAATCATGTATGATGGAATCATCAAAGATTTGACCTTTTCGAACTCTGTCTGTAACTCACTATAGGCTCGGGAAACAAAGAAAAGATGTGTACGAACGAGATATCCAGCAACAAGAAGAAGGAAAAGGATTGAATAGAGGAACTCCCGAACATTTGGCGATCTCAGATGTGTCGATATCAATGGTGGCTCATTATTTCGATGAATCATTTCTTCGGACAGAAGAAGATTATGTAAACACTTACTCGAAATCTCACTTATCAGATTCCATTGTGGAAGACACAATTTTTTCTGAAGAATTCGCCATGATATATCTGATCCATGCATAATATCATGAAAAATGGATACAAATTTTTGACTGCTACTTAGTATCGGTAATAGGTCCGAAAAGGTATCTAAAAATATCAAATTTAGATATTTGTACCCCGTCGAAGTAAGGAACCATGGCATATATGTTTGGAATAGATTCCATTTTGAGAGAGTTGAAAAAGCATTATCTCGTTGAAAGGTTCTATACATCTGCCCTTTTTCAACACATTTCTTTAGACAAAGACTCCGTTTTTTCCTCTTTTCGGATGGTAAATATTTCTCAGAACATGGAGTGTGAATCAAACCCATGTTTGAATTGAAATTGAGATACTGATGCAAGTTCTTCCCTTCTGAATCAGATAGATTCATATCCGAAAGAGGTTGACAATAAGTTCTTTCAAAATTGACTATTTGTCCCTCTGTTAGAGGTGTTCCAGAAATGTCTGCGATCGAATAAATAGCTCTACGAACGAATGGATCGGATCGAATTGGAAAATGGAAAGATTTGTACAAGTTATACCTTTCGTTACCACTTTGTGGAAAATCATTAGGTATGAATATGTTAGATACCTGTGACTCGATTGGTGAAATAGTATCTCTCTCCAAAAAAGCATGTTTTTTTTTACCGCCGCACAAAGAAAATATTTTGTTGCGAATGAACAAGATATTGAGGAATTGTCCATACGTAAAATCATAATTCTTGATACGGGCCTTTTCCACATAAAAAGGGAATCTTTTGTTACAATAGAAGCAGAAGTGATGTAGATTATTCAAGAATCGAAGTCGATTTGCTTTATAAAAAGAAGATATCAATGAACTTCTATGAAATGGTTTCACGGGATTCAGCCAATTGTCTTGATCGTGGGATATCATTGAGAAATAGGAATCCGTGTTATCAAAAGATTTCCTGCGATTATTTCTAGTATGGAATGAGTCAATCATCCACTTTGTTATCTTATTGAACAAAAATGGTGATATTGTTCCTCCATTAATCAAAAATTTAGATTTTTGGGAAGTATCATGATCATCCAATAACAATAAGAAGGGTTTCAATTTTTTCAAATGAACGATTTGAAGACCTATTGGTTCTACCAGCTGATTGCAGAGTTGATCATTCGGACCTTTCAATTCATAGATATGGATTTCGGACCTATGAATGGGGATATTCCCGAAACTCACAAAGAAAAAAGGAAGTGAGTTAGACAAAAAGAGAAGAAACTTGGACAAAAAAAGAAGTAACTTGGACAAAAAGAAACGAAGTGACTTAGACAAATCTTTTTTGTCGATAACCTCAGACCAATCAATCGAATATTGATTAATACGTAATCGATCGAACACTACTTGAAAAAGAAAACGGCTCTTCTGCTCAGAAATGAAATGTTCCAAATGTTCCTGGAAATTCTTGCTCCCATTAGACCATTTGTATCTATATGCATTAGGATCCCAATTCATGGATCTCTCGGTTCGAGAAAGAAAAATAAGAGGATCGAACCATTTCTTCTGACTCTGTTTCAAATTCGATAAATGTTGGTTGATCGTATATTTCATTATAGTTCTATGATTCAGAGTATCATTTCCTATTTGATCCCTTTGAATTCCATATTCGAAGTTGCGATCGGATCTATTCATTAAAAAGAATTGAGTCAATACATTTCTTATGTACCCATAGGTACTATATTGGATTTGAATCAGATTTAGGATCAATCCATATTGATTGACTGCCTCCATTATGTTGTTGCTAGCAAATACCACTATTTTTTGTTTTGGATCTTCCAAATCATTCCCGCAGGAGATCCGGACCCATTTTTTTCTGATCCTTCGATAAAAAGATTCATTCTCTTCATAAAAAATAGGAGGTAGAACCAATAAAGATTTCTTTTTCGATTCATCCCTGGA
The sequence above is a segment of the Hevea brasiliensis chloroplast, complete genome genome. Coding sequences within it:
- the ycf2 gene encoding hypothetical chloroplast RF2 encodes the protein MKGHQFKSWIFELREILREIKNSHYFLDSWTQFNSVGSFIHIFFHQERFIKLLDSRIWSILLSRNSQGSTSNRYFTIKGVVLFVVVVLIYRINNRKMVERKNLYLTGLLPIPMNSIGPRNDTLEESFGSSNINRLIVSLLYLPKGKKISESSFLDPKESTWVLPITKKCIMSESNWGSRWWRNWIGKKRDSSCKISNETVAGIEISFKEKDIKYLEFLFVYYMDDPIRKDHDWELFDRLSPRKGRNIINLNSGQLFEILVKDWICYLMFAFREKIPIEVEGFFKQQGAGSTIQSNDIEHVSHLFSRKKWAISLQNCAQFHMWQFRQDLFVSWGNNPHESDFLSNISRIWLDNVWLVNKDRFFSKARNISSNIQYDSTRSSFVQGRNSSQLKGSSDQSRDHFDSISNEDSEYHTLINQRKIQQLKERSILWDPSFLQTERTEIESDRFPKCLSGYSSMSRLFTEGEKEMNNHLLPEEIEEFLGNPTRSIRSFFSDRSSELYLGSNPTERSTRDQKLLKKEQDVSFVPSRRSENKEIVNIFKIITYLQNTVSIHPISSDPGCDMVLKDELDMDSSNKISFLNKNPFFDLFHLFHDRNGGGYTLHHDFESEERFQEMADLFTLSITEPDLVYHKGFTFFIDSYGLDQKQFLNEVFNSRDESKKKSLLVLPPIFYEENESFYRRIRKKWVRISCGNDLEDPKQKIVVFASNNIMEAVNQYGLILNLIQIQYSTYGYIRNVLTQFFLMNRSDRNFEYGIQRDQIGNDTLNHRTIMKYTINQHLSNLKQSQKKWFDPLIFLSRTERSMNWDPNAYRYKWSNGSKNFQEHLEHFISEQKSRFLFQVVFDRLRINQYSIDWSEVIDKKDLSKSLRFFLSKLLLFLSKFLLFLSNSLPFFFVSFGNIPIHRSEIHIYELKGPNDQLCNQLVEPIGLQIVHLKKLKPFLLLLDDHDTSQKSKFLINGGTISPFLFNKITKWMIDSFHTRNNRRKSFDNTDSYFSMISHDQDNWLNPVKPFHRSSLISSFYKANRLRFLNNLHHFCFYCNKRFPFYVEKARIKNYDFTYGQFLNILFIRNKIFSLCGGKKKHAFLERDTISPIESQVSNIFIPNDFPQSGNERYNLYKSFHFPIRSDPFVRRAIYSIADISGTPLTEGQIVNFERTYCQPLSDMNLSDSEGKNLHQYLNFNSNMGLIHTPCSEKYLPSEKRKKRSLCLKKCVEKGQMYRTFQRDNAFSTLSKWNLFQTYMPWFLTSTGYKYLNLIFLDTFSDLLPILSSSQKFVSIFHDIMHGSDISWRILQKKLCLPQWNLISEISSKCLHNLLLSEEMIHRNNEPPLISTHLRSPNVREFLYSILFLLLVAGYLVRTHLFFVSRAYSELQTEFEKVKSLMIPSYMIELRKLLDRYPTSELNSFWLKNLFLVALEQLGDFLEEMRGSASGGNMLWGGGPAYGVKSIRSKKKFFNINLIDLISIIPNPINRITFSRNTRHLSHTSKEIYSLIRKRKNVNGDWIDDKIESLVANSDSIDDKEREFLVQFSTLTTEKRIDQILLSLTHSDHLSKNDSGYQMIEEPGAIYLRYLVDIHKKYLMNYEFNTPCLVERRIFLAYYQTTTYSQTSCGVNSFHFPSHGKPFSLRLALSPSRGILVIGSIGTGRSYLVKYLATNSYLPFITVFLNKFLDNKPKGFLIDDSDDIDDSDDIDDSDDIDDSDDIDVSDDIDVSDDIDRDFDTELEFLTRMNVLTMDMMPEIDRFYITLQFELAKAMSPCIIWIPNIHDLDVNESNYLSLGLLVNYLSRDCERCSTRNILVIASTHIPQKVDPALIAPNKLNTCIKIRRLLIPQQRKHFFTLSYTRGFHLENKMFHTNGFGSITMGSNVRDLVALTNEALSISITQKKSIIDTNIIRSALHRQTWDLRSQVRSVQDHGILFYQIGRAVAQNVFLSNCPIDPISIYMKKKSCNEGDSYLYKWYFELGTSMKKLTILLYLLSCSAGSVAQDLWSLPGPDEKNGITYYGLVENDSDLVHGLLEVEGALVGSSRTEKDCSQFDNDRVTLLLRPEPRSPLDMMQNGSCSILDQRFLYEKYESEFEEGEGEEVLDPQQIEEDLFNHIVWAPRIWRPWGFLFDCIERPNELGFPYWARSFRGKRIIYDEEDELQENDSEFLQSGTMQYQIRDRSSKEQGFFRISQFIWDPADPLFFLFKDQPFVSVFSHREFFADEEMSKGLLTSQTDPPTSIYKRWFIKNMQEKHFELLIHRQRWLRTNSSLSNGFFRSNTLSESYQYLSNLFLSNGTLLDQMTKALLRKRWLFPDEMKIGFM